The Desmonostoc muscorum LEGE 12446 genome includes a region encoding these proteins:
- a CDS encoding ISLre2 family transposase, with translation MKKNISANLNFADSLSDFQKDVTNLLDLKNIEEWSGKIVKEREEKIRQAALVLAGQCIAILLHKLSQSESAHQTAINQTKGWWHTDTQRHGYTKREILTVGNVVVNLKLPYVVQKREKKAKNKSTNVGFCPLLKWLGMSEGLTPLVWSDITKYGAIASSFEAAHTILGDWGINISLKRIERLTYKFGQISIDLRQTKISNLQQGKLPGGNILKDQRVVIAVDGGRSRIRINKKGRKNLKTNKHGFTGEWVEPKLLTIYVVDEQGKKVKNGEINIVNDGTYEDYKGFLPILEMHLISLGISQAKQVLLVADGAEWIWKHIPPLLKKLKSPDATYQLFDFYHVTERLQKFADVAFSDDKERNNWFKKARRTLKKSNAMTIIRQMDEFISEATGERCKTMVTQRNYLLRAYRERRLNYAKILDQKLPIGSGAIESLIRQVVNLRIKGNSKFWLKENAEIILHLRCQWMAGSWDNFCGSIFNSFIKPQAA, from the coding sequence ATGAAAAAAAATATATCTGCAAATTTAAATTTTGCCGATTCATTATCAGATTTTCAAAAGGATGTGACTAACCTTTTAGATTTGAAAAATATCGAGGAGTGGTCTGGAAAAATAGTTAAAGAAAGAGAAGAAAAAATTAGACAGGCTGCCTTAGTTTTAGCGGGTCAATGTATCGCCATATTATTGCATAAGCTTTCTCAATCAGAGTCGGCTCATCAAACAGCAATTAATCAAACCAAAGGATGGTGGCATACCGACACACAAAGACACGGTTATACGAAGAGGGAAATATTAACAGTAGGTAATGTTGTAGTAAATCTTAAATTACCATACGTTGTTCAAAAAAGAGAAAAGAAAGCGAAGAATAAATCTACTAATGTTGGATTCTGCCCCTTGCTAAAATGGTTAGGAATGTCAGAAGGCTTGACCCCATTAGTTTGGTCAGATATTACAAAATATGGTGCCATAGCTAGTTCTTTTGAAGCCGCACATACAATCCTGGGTGATTGGGGAATTAATATTAGTCTTAAACGAATTGAACGATTGACATATAAATTTGGTCAAATCAGCATTGATTTACGTCAAACTAAAATATCTAACTTGCAACAAGGTAAATTACCTGGTGGGAATATACTTAAAGACCAGAGAGTTGTGATTGCTGTAGATGGTGGCAGGAGTAGAATTAGGATTAATAAAAAAGGTAGAAAAAATCTCAAAACAAACAAGCACGGCTTTACAGGGGAATGGGTTGAGCCAAAATTATTAACAATTTATGTGGTTGATGAACAGGGTAAAAAAGTTAAAAATGGCGAAATAAACATTGTAAATGATGGCACTTATGAAGACTATAAAGGCTTTTTGCCAATTTTAGAAATGCATCTGATTAGTTTGGGAATTAGTCAAGCAAAACAAGTTTTATTAGTTGCTGACGGTGCTGAATGGATTTGGAAGCATATTCCCCCTCTTTTAAAGAAATTGAAATCTCCCGATGCGACTTATCAATTATTTGATTTTTACCATGTTACTGAACGGCTACAGAAATTTGCTGATGTAGCGTTTAGTGATGATAAGGAGCGGAATAATTGGTTTAAAAAAGCACGGAGAACTTTAAAAAAAAGTAATGCCATGACCATAATTAGGCAGATGGATGAATTTATATCTGAAGCTACGGGAGAGCGTTGTAAAACTATGGTCACACAGAGAAATTACCTTTTACGTGCCTATCGTGAAAGGCGTTTAAATTACGCTAAGATACTAGACCAAAAACTACCAATAGGTAGTGGAGCAATTGAGAGTTTAATTCGTCAAGTTGTCAACTTAAGAATCAAGGGTAACAGTAAATTTTGGTTGAAAGAAAATGCAGAAATTATCTTACATCTGCGTTGTCAATGGATGGCTGGAAGTTGGGATAATTTTTGTGGTTCTATCTTTAATTCTTTTATCAAACCCCAAGCTGCTTGA
- a CDS encoding amino acid adenylation domain-containing protein, with product MELSTPFIAQRAENAEIPLSYAQQRLWFLDQFEPNSASYNIPLALRLVGTLNQFALEQSLHEIIVRHEGLRTNFVTVNGQATQIIQTQTNWTVSVVSLKHLSTTEQEIATQQLAQQQAIQPFDLANQALVRATLVVLSETEHILLVCMHHVVSDGWSMGVFLQELAALYNAYSQGEPSLRDATRTPLAPLPIQYADFAIWQRQWLQGGVLQSQLSYWQQQLKDAPALLSLPTDRPRPAIQTFVGAHQEFALSQRLTQGLIELSQKQGCTLFMTLLAAYDTLLYRYTGVADILVGSPIANRDRSETEGLIGFFVNTLVMRTNLAGNPSFSELLTRVREMAMEAYTYQNLPFEMLVEALQPQRDLSHTPLFQVMFALQNVPLSGVELAGLSVTPLMPESTIAKFDLTLLMENTADGLVGVWEYSTDLFDSSTIERMSGHFVTLLESIVANPEQQISQLPLLTQIEQQQLLVEWNNTQADYPQDLCIHQLFEEQAARTPDAVAVVYENQQLTYQQLNSRANELGHYLQSLGVGADVLVGICVERSLLMVVGLLGILKAGGAYVPLDPDYPQDRLSFMLEDAQLRVLLTQQQLKQKLPQHQGQVVCLDTDWELISQSSQDNPITTVQDSNLAYVIYTSGSTGKPKGAMNTHLGICNRLLWMQQAYQLTALDCILQKTPFSFDVSVWEFLWPLITGARLVVAKPGGHQDSAYLVNLILEQQVTIVHFVPSMLQVFLEEPSLENCRSLKRVICSGEALPVELQERFFARLDCELHNLYGPTEAAIDVTYWQCFPDANFRTVPIGQPIANTQIYILDEHLQPVPVGVAGELHIGGLGLARGYLNRPELTKEKFILNPFSDEPYSRLYKTGDLARYLPDGTIEYLGRIDNQVKIRGFRIELGEIEALLNQHDDVQASCVIAREDNPGDKRLVAYIVGDQQHSPTITQLRQFLSSQLPQYMIPHAFVMLESLPLTPNGKVDRRALKAPDSRGELEVSFVAPRNQIEEILAQIWAEVLRVEQVGIHDNFFELGGDSILSIQIISRAKLAGLQLTLKQLFAHQTIAELATVANIASVIQIEQGLVTGRLPLTPIQHWFFEQNLQQPHHFNQSFLLSVPSDLKPELLKEVLQQLLVHHDALRLRFTQSDSTWQQIHSAVTDSVAFSNVDLSALPQSEQQAAIEASATCLQASLNLSENLVQVAFFHLGIDKRARLLIVIHHLVVDGVSWRILLEDLQTAYQQLAQSKAITFPAKTTSLKDWSNKLTEYAQSETFKSEVAYWLNESRAAVPPMPVDYTQGANTVEAASAVTVSLNEAQTRALLQDVPKAYNTQINDVLLTALALVLSRWTNSSSVLFNLEGHGREDIIDGVDLSRSIGWFTTIFPVLLELGATENPADALKSVKEQLRAIPNKGIGYGLLRYLSQDAEIAAQLQALPQAEISFNYLGQFDQLINTSSWMQPASESAGHSHSLQNNRAHLLDINSVITEERLQINWAYSKNIHQHATIESLAQEFVKTLLGLIAHCSSPESGGYTPSDFSLVKLNQPQIDQLLASLVFKNQSGKTNSRNLEDIYPLSPTQQGMLFESLYAPDSGVYFQQLSCTLTGKLNVAAFEQAWQQVVAQHSILRTAFVWEQLAQPLQVVYRQVDVNLNSHDWQHLSTQDQQQQLELLLHSQRKQGFQLSQAPLMHLSLIQLSADTYQFIWSSHHLLLDGWSMPLVFKDLLYFYQTISQGETKTVQATQSYRDYIAWLQKQDLAQAEQFWREKLQGFTAPTPLSVDKKQSSNRKKLDSSYSEQQIQLTVQATAAVQSFVRKHQLTMNNLVQATWALLLCRYSQETDVVFGATVSGRPPSIVGIESMVGLFINTLPMRVQVGADTQVLALLKDLQAQQVESEQYSYSSLVEIQGKSEIKRGTPLFESIVVFENYPVDEAVQEHNYSFSIDKIHAIEQTNYPLTVIAAVGKQLLVKISYDISRFDDATITRLLGHFQILLEGIVANPQQRILQLPMLSQTEQQQLLVEWNDTQVDYPLDKCIHQLFEEQAARTPDAVAVEFENQQLTYQQLNSRANQLAHYLKSLRVSADVLVGICVERSIEMVVGLLGILKAGGAYVPIDPNYPQERIRFMLQDCGARVLLTHSQLNLGAGDWGSGTGNKETFPQSPLILYLDRDNFANQPTENPSRHSQPDDLAYVIYTSGSTGQPKGVQLLHRGLSNYLHWAKEYYAVAQGRGTPVQSSLSFDATITSLYLPLICGRTTILVREKQELELLADIVKQNNHLSLVKITPSHLEILNQQIEPETMPNRVNAFVLGGEALHANQIIPWLTHAPDTRLINEYGPTEAVVGCCVYEATGKMDLVGDLLIGRPIANVRIYILDNQNQLLPPGIPGELCIAGAGLARGYLNRPELTAEKFIELDLFGKQERIYKTGDLARWLPDGNLEYLGRIDNQIKIRGFRIELGEIEALLNQHDDVQASVVTVREDTPGDKRLVAYVVPHQHTPTINELRQFLKAKLPDYMVPNAFVMLESMPLTPNGKVDRRALPAPDLHSEGTEKYVAPRTPIEETLAQIWSQVLKVEQVGIHDNFFELGGHSLLATQIFSRIRDRFKVQLPLHELFNTPTIAELAPSIGKLQQQNSDLTVPRILPRSKR from the coding sequence TTGGAACTTTCTACACCATTCATTGCACAAAGGGCAGAGAATGCAGAAATACCACTATCTTATGCTCAACAGCGTCTTTGGTTTTTAGACCAGTTCGAGCCGAACAGTGCCTCATACAACATACCTTTAGCTTTGCGTCTAGTCGGAACACTTAATCAATTTGCCCTAGAACAAAGCTTGCATGAAATCATTGTTCGCCACGAAGGATTACGCACCAATTTCGTCACTGTTAATGGACAAGCTACTCAAATTATTCAAACACAAACGAATTGGACAGTTTCAGTTGTTAGCTTGAAGCATTTATCAACAACCGAACAAGAAATCGCTACACAGCAATTAGCGCAACAACAAGCTATTCAGCCTTTTGATCTGGCAAATCAAGCATTAGTTAGGGCGACATTAGTAGTCCTGTCCGAGACAGAACACATATTGTTAGTGTGTATGCACCATGTTGTCTCTGATGGCTGGTCAATGGGTGTGTTTCTCCAAGAACTAGCAGCACTGTACAACGCTTATTCTCAAGGTGAGCCGTCTCTACGAGACGCTACGCGAACACCTTTGGCACCACTGCCGATTCAGTATGCAGATTTTGCTATTTGGCAAAGACAATGGTTACAAGGAGGCGTACTACAAAGCCAACTAAGTTACTGGCAACAGCAACTCAAAGATGCACCAGCTTTATTGTCACTACCCACAGACCGACCTAGACCTGCTATACAGACTTTCGTTGGCGCACATCAAGAGTTTGCACTCTCACAGCGGCTCACTCAAGGATTGATAGAACTAAGTCAAAAGCAAGGTTGTACTCTCTTTATGACGCTGTTGGCAGCTTATGATACTCTGCTTTACCGCTACACAGGTGTGGCAGACATTTTGGTGGGATCTCCCATTGCTAACCGCGATCGCAGTGAGACAGAAGGGTTAATTGGCTTTTTTGTCAACACTTTAGTCATGCGTACTAACTTGGCAGGTAATCCGAGCTTTAGTGAATTACTGACTCGCGTTCGAGAAATGGCAATGGAGGCATACACTTATCAGAATTTGCCATTTGAAATGCTGGTGGAAGCATTGCAACCACAAAGAGACCTCAGTCATACACCACTGTTCCAAGTCATGTTTGCACTTCAAAATGTGCCTTTATCTGGAGTAGAGTTGGCTGGGTTAAGTGTCACTCCATTGATGCCAGAAAGTACAATTGCCAAATTTGACCTTACCTTACTAATGGAAAACACTGCTGATGGACTGGTGGGTGTATGGGAGTATAGCACTGACTTGTTTGATAGCAGCACAATTGAGCGTATGAGTGGGCATTTTGTGACATTGCTTGAAAGTATTGTTGCTAACCCAGAACAGCAAATCTCACAATTGCCCCTGCTGACACAAATTGAGCAGCAGCAGTTATTGGTTGAGTGGAACAATACTCAAGCTGATTATCCTCAAGATTTGTGCATCCATCAGTTGTTTGAGGAGCAAGCAGCGCGTACACCGGATGCTGTAGCTGTGGTTTATGAAAACCAACAATTGACTTACCAGCAGTTGAATAGTCGCGCAAATGAGTTAGGACATTACTTGCAGTCTTTGGGAGTCGGAGCAGATGTGCTGGTGGGTATTTGTGTGGAGCGATCGCTGTTGATGGTAGTAGGGTTACTTGGCATCCTCAAGGCAGGCGGAGCTTATGTACCACTTGATCCAGATTATCCACAAGATCGCTTAAGCTTCATGCTCGAAGATGCTCAATTGAGAGTGCTGCTGACACAACAGCAACTCAAACAAAAGTTGCCTCAGCATCAAGGACAGGTTGTATGTTTAGATACTGACTGGGAGCTGATTTCTCAATCCAGTCAGGATAATCCAATTACTACAGTGCAAGATAGTAACTTGGCTTATGTGATTTACACATCCGGTTCCACTGGCAAGCCCAAAGGAGCAATGAACACCCACTTGGGGATTTGCAATCGCCTGCTGTGGATGCAACAAGCTTATCAATTAACAGCACTAGATTGTATTTTACAGAAAACTCCTTTTAGCTTCGACGTTTCAGTTTGGGAGTTTTTGTGGCCATTAATCACTGGAGCGCGTTTAGTTGTGGCTAAACCAGGTGGACATCAAGATAGTGCTTACTTGGTCAACCTGATTTTAGAGCAGCAGGTGACAATAGTGCATTTTGTTCCTTCTATGCTCCAGGTTTTCTTAGAAGAACCAAGTCTGGAAAATTGCCGTAGCTTGAAACGAGTTATTTGTAGTGGTGAAGCTTTGCCTGTAGAACTTCAGGAGCGCTTTTTTGCTCGGTTAGACTGCGAATTGCACAATCTTTATGGACCAACAGAAGCGGCAATTGATGTCACCTACTGGCAATGCTTTCCGGATGCCAATTTTAGGACAGTACCAATTGGGCAGCCTATAGCCAACACACAAATCTACATTTTAGACGAGCATCTGCAACCAGTTCCTGTAGGTGTAGCCGGAGAATTGCATATTGGTGGTTTAGGGTTAGCAAGAGGCTACCTTAACCGTCCAGAGTTGACAAAAGAAAAATTCATCCTTAACCCTTTTAGTGATGAACCATATTCTCGACTTTATAAAACCGGGGACTTAGCACGTTATTTACCTGATGGCACAATTGAATACCTGGGACGAATTGACAACCAAGTAAAAATACGTGGTTTCCGCATTGAATTGGGAGAAATTGAGGCATTACTCAACCAACATGACGATGTGCAGGCATCTTGTGTTATTGCCCGCGAAGACAATCCAGGTGATAAGCGCCTAGTCGCCTACATAGTAGGAGATCAACAGCATTCACCTACAATCACCCAGTTGCGTCAGTTCCTCTCTAGTCAACTGCCACAATACATGATACCTCATGCTTTTGTGATGCTAGAGTCCCTGCCTCTTACTCCCAACGGCAAGGTAGACCGCCGCGCATTAAAAGCACCAGACTCTCGTGGAGAACTGGAAGTCAGTTTTGTAGCCCCACGCAATCAAATCGAAGAAATACTCGCGCAGATTTGGGCAGAAGTTCTGAGAGTAGAGCAAGTAGGCATTCACGATAACTTCTTTGAACTTGGCGGAGATTCTATTCTCAGTATTCAAATCATCAGTAGAGCAAAGCTTGCAGGATTGCAACTGACTCTCAAGCAATTATTTGCACATCAAACAATTGCAGAATTAGCCACAGTAGCAAACATAGCCAGTGTTATCCAAATAGAACAAGGTTTGGTGACAGGGAGATTACCTCTAACGCCGATTCAACACTGGTTTTTTGAGCAAAATTTACAACAGCCGCATCACTTTAATCAATCATTTCTGCTCTCAGTACCATCTGACCTCAAACCAGAGCTATTAAAGGAAGTATTGCAGCAATTGCTAGTACATCATGATGCTCTGCGCCTACGTTTTACACAGTCTGACTCTACTTGGCAGCAAATTCACTCTGCTGTGACTGATAGCGTTGCTTTCTCTAACGTAGACTTATCGGCACTCCCACAGAGTGAGCAACAAGCAGCCATTGAAGCTAGCGCAACTTGCTTACAGGCGAGTTTGAATCTGTCAGAGAATCTAGTGCAAGTTGCCTTTTTCCATCTGGGTATTGACAAAAGGGCGCGATTACTTATCGTTATCCATCACTTGGTAGTTGACGGCGTTTCTTGGCGAATTTTGTTAGAGGATTTGCAGACAGCATATCAGCAACTTGCTCAAAGTAAAGCCATTACATTTCCTGCCAAGACAACTTCTTTGAAAGATTGGTCTAACAAATTAACCGAATACGCACAGTCAGAAACTTTCAAATCCGAGGTGGCTTATTGGTTGAATGAATCTCGCGCCGCAGTTCCTCCTATGCCAGTTGATTATACACAAGGGGCAAACACTGTTGAAGCAGCTAGTGCAGTAACAGTGTCGTTAAATGAAGCACAAACTCGTGCTTTGTTACAAGATGTGCCAAAAGCTTACAACACTCAGATTAACGATGTGCTACTGACTGCTTTGGCTCTGGTTTTGAGCAGATGGACTAACTCAAGCTCTGTGCTGTTTAACTTAGAAGGTCATGGGCGAGAAGATATTATTGATGGTGTAGATTTGTCACGCAGTATCGGTTGGTTTACAACCATCTTCCCTGTACTTTTGGAACTGGGAGCAACAGAAAATCCAGCCGATGCCTTAAAATCTGTCAAAGAACAACTGCGGGCTATTCCCAATAAAGGAATTGGCTACGGCTTGTTGCGTTATCTAAGTCAGGATGCAGAAATCGCTGCCCAACTACAGGCATTACCACAAGCAGAAATCAGTTTTAATTATTTGGGTCAATTTGATCAACTTATCAATACATCTTCTTGGATGCAGCCAGCTAGTGAATCTGCGGGACACAGCCACAGTTTGCAAAACAACCGCGCTCATCTGTTAGATATCAACAGCGTTATTACTGAAGAACGGTTGCAAATAAATTGGGCTTACAGCAAAAATATCCACCAGCACGCCACAATCGAGAGTCTGGCGCAAGAATTTGTCAAGACATTGCTTGGACTAATTGCTCATTGTTCATCACCTGAGAGTGGAGGTTATACACCTTCAGATTTCTCGCTAGTCAAGCTCAATCAGCCACAAATAGACCAACTGTTGGCAAGTTTAGTATTCAAAAATCAATCAGGCAAAACTAACTCCAGAAATCTTGAAGATATTTACCCGCTCTCGCCAACACAACAGGGTATGCTGTTTGAGAGTTTGTACGCTCCAGATTCAGGAGTATATTTTCAGCAGTTAAGTTGCACTTTGACAGGTAAGTTGAACGTGGCAGCTTTTGAGCAAGCTTGGCAGCAAGTGGTAGCACAGCATTCTATCTTGCGGACTGCTTTTGTTTGGGAGCAATTAGCACAGCCACTTCAAGTAGTTTATCGGCAGGTGGATGTTAACCTCAACAGCCATGATTGGCAACATCTATCTACACAAGACCAACAACAGCAATTAGAGCTTTTGTTGCACTCACAGCGAAAACAAGGTTTCCAACTGTCTCAAGCACCACTGATGCACCTGAGCCTCATTCAATTGAGTGCAGATACTTATCAATTTATTTGGAGTTCTCATCACTTATTACTTGATGGCTGGTCGATGCCTTTGGTTTTCAAAGACTTATTGTACTTTTATCAAACAATTTCTCAGGGTGAAACTAAGACAGTTCAAGCAACTCAAAGCTACCGCGACTACATTGCTTGGCTACAGAAACAAGACTTAGCCCAAGCTGAACAATTTTGGAGAGAAAAACTCCAAGGTTTTACCGCACCCACTCCTTTAAGTGTTGATAAAAAACAATCATCAAACCGCAAAAAGTTAGATTCTAGCTATAGCGAACAACAAATTCAACTCACAGTGCAAGCGACAGCCGCAGTCCAGAGTTTTGTACGGAAGCATCAACTGACGATGAATAATCTGGTGCAAGCGACTTGGGCATTACTGCTGTGTCGCTACAGCCAAGAAACTGATGTAGTTTTTGGTGCTACTGTATCTGGTCGTCCGCCATCTATTGTCGGCATCGAGTCGATGGTGGGGCTATTTATCAACACCTTGCCGATGCGAGTTCAAGTTGGTGCAGATACCCAAGTGTTGGCTTTGTTGAAGGATTTACAGGCACAACAAGTTGAATCTGAGCAATATTCATATAGCTCATTGGTGGAGATTCAGGGTAAGAGTGAAATCAAGAGAGGAACGCCTTTGTTCGAGAGCATTGTTGTCTTCGAGAATTATCCAGTTGATGAGGCAGTGCAAGAACACAATTACAGTTTCTCTATAGACAAGATTCACGCCATTGAACAAACTAATTATCCTCTGACTGTAATTGCTGCTGTTGGTAAGCAATTGTTGGTGAAGATTAGCTACGATATTAGCCGCTTTGATGATGCAACAATTACTCGCTTGTTAGGACATTTCCAAATATTGCTTGAGGGAATTGTTGCTAACCCACAGCAGAGGATTTTGCAATTGCCTATGCTGTCACAGACAGAGCAACAGCAGTTATTAGTTGAATGGAACGATACTCAAGTAGATTATCCACTAGATAAGTGTATACATCAGTTGTTTGAGGAGCAAGCAGCGCGTACACCCGATGCTGTAGCAGTGGAGTTTGAAAATCAACAACTGACTTACCAGCAGTTGAATAGTCGCGCTAACCAGTTGGCGCATTACCTGAAGTCTTTGAGAGTGTCCGCAGATGTACTGGTGGGTATTTGTGTGGAGCGCTCCATAGAAATGGTTGTAGGGTTACTGGGCATTCTCAAGGCGGGTGGGGCTTATGTGCCAATTGACCCGAACTACCCACAAGAGCGAATTCGTTTCATGCTGCAAGATTGTGGGGCAAGGGTTTTGCTCACCCATAGTCAACTCAATTTGGGGGCTGGGGATTGGGGATCAGGGACTGGGAATAAAGAAACTTTTCCGCAATCCCCTTTGATACTGTATTTAGATCGCGATAATTTTGCCAACCAACCTACAGAGAACCCCAGTAGGCACAGTCAACCCGATGATTTAGCTTATGTAATCTACACATCAGGCTCTACAGGGCAACCCAAAGGGGTACAACTACTGCATCGGGGTTTAAGTAATTATTTACACTGGGCTAAAGAGTACTACGCGGTAGCACAAGGACGAGGTACACCTGTGCAGTCTTCCCTGAGCTTTGATGCAACTATTACCTCCCTGTACCTGCCGCTAATTTGTGGGCGTACCACTATCTTGGTCAGAGAAAAACAAGAGTTGGAGCTTCTCGCAGACATTGTTAAACAAAACAATCATCTATCGCTCGTCAAAATCACACCTTCGCATCTGGAAATCCTGAATCAGCAAATTGAGCCTGAGACCATGCCGAATCGGGTCAATGCCTTTGTTTTAGGCGGTGAGGCATTACATGCTAACCAAATAATTCCCTGGTTGACTCATGCTCCTGATACCCGCCTGATTAACGAATATGGGCCGACAGAAGCGGTTGTGGGGTGTTGTGTCTACGAAGCGACTGGAAAAATGGATTTAGTTGGCGATTTATTAATCGGACGGCCAATTGCCAATGTACGTATTTACATTTTAGACAACCAAAACCAACTCCTGCCTCCCGGTATTCCTGGAGAACTTTGTATTGCCGGGGCTGGTTTAGCCCGTGGCTATCTCAACCGTCCCGAACTCACAGCTGAAAAATTCATCGAACTCGACTTATTTGGTAAACAAGAACGAATCTACAAAACTGGAGATTTAGCAAGATGGTTGCCTGATGGGAATCTTGAATACCTGGGACGTATTGACAACCAAATAAAAATTCGCGGTTTCCGCATAGAGCTGGGAGAAATTGAGGCATTACTGAACCAACATGACGATGTGCAGGCATCTGTAGTCACCGTCCGCGAAGATACCCCAGGTGATAAACGCTTAGTTGCCTACGTCGTGCCGCATCAGCATACACCCACAATCAATGAACTGCGGCAATTCCTGAAAGCAAAGCTACCAGACTACATGGTACCAAACGCTTTTGTGATGTTGGAGTCAATGCCACTCACTCCCAACGGTAAAGTAGACCGTCGCGCTTTACCCGCACCAGATTTACACAGTGAAGGCACGGAAAAATATGTAGCCCCGCGCACCCCTATAGAAGAGACGCTGGCACAAATTTGGTCACAAGTGCTGAAAGTAGAGCAAGTAGGCATACACGATAACTTCTTTGAACTTGGGGGACACTCGCTACTAGCAACACAAATATTTTCACGCATCCGCGATCGCTTTAAAGTCCAACTTCCTTTACACGAATTGTTCAATACCCCGACTATAGCTGAATTAGCGCCATCAATCGGCAAGTTACAGCAACAAAACTCAGACCTAACTGTTCCACGCATTCTACCAAGGAGCAAAAGATGA